A window from Aeromonas rivipollensis encodes these proteins:
- a CDS encoding MlaA family lipoprotein: protein MYLRSGALAVALLLGGCAGGPPKPGPESLDLNETPSRPGASSTASDPRDPFQGANRAMWAINYDVLEPYVARPVVHGYARYVPQGMKDGIDNLVENFDEPSSMINHLLVGDLKGAGTNLGRFTLNTTIGLLGIFDVAKHAGLERNMLEMDTVLGRADIGDGAYIMVPVYGPTTTREFVGDTIDTIYFPYALLTFPLRVVHWALDGLGTRSKLIDQERIIDNALDPYALTKDFYLQYNDGKVTGRQPELKQQKGQQEDDSNLDEYLDEIDQ, encoded by the coding sequence ATGTATCTGCGTTCAGGAGCATTGGCAGTGGCACTGCTGTTGGGGGGCTGTGCGGGTGGCCCTCCCAAGCCGGGCCCAGAGAGCCTGGATCTCAACGAAACCCCCAGCCGCCCCGGTGCGTCCAGCACGGCCAGCGATCCCCGTGACCCCTTCCAGGGGGCCAACCGGGCCATGTGGGCCATCAACTACGACGTGCTGGAACCCTACGTGGCTCGCCCCGTGGTCCATGGCTATGCCCGCTATGTGCCCCAGGGGATGAAAGACGGTATCGACAACCTGGTGGAGAACTTCGACGAGCCGAGCAGCATGATCAACCACCTGCTGGTCGGCGATCTGAAGGGGGCGGGGACCAACCTGGGCCGCTTCACCCTCAACACCACCATAGGTCTGCTGGGGATCTTCGACGTGGCCAAGCATGCCGGCCTCGAGCGCAACATGCTGGAGATGGACACAGTGCTCGGCAGGGCGGACATCGGGGATGGCGCCTACATCATGGTGCCCGTCTACGGCCCGACCACTACCCGGGAGTTTGTCGGGGATACCATAGATACCATCTACTTCCCCTATGCCCTGCTGACCTTCCCGCTGCGGGTGGTGCACTGGGCGCTGGATGGCCTGGGCACGCGCTCCAAGCTCATCGATCAGGAGCGGATCATCGACAATGCACTCGATCCTTATGCCCTGACCAAGGACTTCTACCTGCAGTACAACGATGGCAAGGTGACAGGTCGCCAGCCTGAGCTCAAGCAGCAGAAGGGCCAGCAGGAGG
- the ccmI gene encoding c-type cytochrome biogenesis protein CcmI, with protein sequence MTAFWIVIAALLVLASLALILPLWRGEGRQSISRSALNKQLYRQRLLEIGEEREQGILAEESESLVELQRSLLDDIPDVEQSARGGKSLIWIPGVLVLVVVSLGLYYQLGAWQEVSRWQDASSRLGELSNRILVERDSEVTEQDLLDFTLGLRTRLKEEPNDYRGWLLLGRLTLDGNDPEMAREALERAYSLAPQKAMVAVPYAQALMMTGEEARADQLLQAAIAQDPANIEARSVHAFMALQKEDFQTALVRWRAMLPLLEKGSTRHAMVERSIEYAEQQLRQRGIAVTAAPAAQGAQAGQGSAQVLAVKEGEYPLHITLAPGIQLPEDAHLFVFAVIPNGPPMPIAVKRIPGPQLPLTLSLGDGDAMMEGSKLAAYPELQFKARLSRGGNVMNKEGAFEGVSVTVPTTTIPTAPIDIRIDHAL encoded by the coding sequence ATGACCGCATTTTGGATAGTGATCGCGGCCCTGCTGGTGCTGGCGAGCCTGGCGCTGATCCTGCCGCTGTGGCGCGGCGAGGGTCGCCAGAGCATCAGCCGTTCGGCGCTCAACAAGCAACTCTATCGCCAGCGTCTGCTGGAGATAGGCGAGGAGCGTGAGCAGGGGATACTGGCCGAGGAGTCCGAGTCCCTGGTTGAGCTGCAACGCAGCCTGCTGGACGACATCCCAGACGTGGAGCAGAGTGCCCGCGGCGGCAAGAGCCTGATCTGGATCCCGGGTGTGCTGGTGCTGGTGGTGGTGAGCCTGGGGCTCTACTACCAGCTGGGGGCCTGGCAGGAGGTGAGCCGCTGGCAGGATGCCAGCAGTCGGCTGGGGGAGCTGAGCAACCGCATCCTGGTGGAGCGGGATAGCGAGGTGACCGAGCAGGATCTGCTGGACTTCACCCTGGGGCTGCGCACCCGGCTGAAAGAAGAACCGAACGACTATCGTGGCTGGCTGCTGCTGGGGCGTCTGACCCTGGATGGCAATGACCCCGAGATGGCCCGCGAGGCGCTGGAGCGGGCCTACTCCCTGGCTCCGCAGAAGGCCATGGTGGCGGTGCCCTATGCCCAGGCCCTGATGATGACGGGGGAGGAGGCCCGGGCGGATCAGCTGCTGCAGGCGGCCATCGCCCAGGATCCGGCCAACATAGAGGCGCGCTCGGTCCATGCCTTCATGGCGTTGCAGAAAGAGGACTTCCAGACAGCGCTGGTGCGCTGGCGAGCCATGTTGCCGCTGCTGGAGAAGGGCTCGACCCGCCATGCCATGGTGGAGCGCTCCATCGAGTATGCCGAGCAGCAACTGCGTCAGCGCGGCATCGCCGTGACAGCCGCACCTGCCGCCCAGGGCGCTCAGGCTGGGCAGGGCAGTGCTCAGGTTCTGGCGGTGAAGGAGGGAGAATATCCCCTGCACATCACCCTGGCACCCGGCATCCAGCTGCCGGAGGATGCCCACCTGTTCGTCTTTGCGGTGATCCCCAATGGCCCGCCCATGCCCATCGCGGTCAAGCGCATCCCGGGTCCGCAGTTGCCCCTCACCCTCTCACTGGGGGATGGGGATGCCATGATGGAGGGGAGCAAGCTGGCGGCCTATCCCGAGCTGCAGTTCAAGGCGCGCCTCTCCCGGGGCGGCAACGTCATGAACAAGGAAGGAGCCTTTGAGGGGGTCTCGGTCACAGTGCCGACCACCACCATTCCCACAGCGCCGATTGACATCCGCATCGATCACGCACTCTAA
- a CDS encoding cytochrome c-type biogenesis protein produces the protein MKTLIASLLLLGGLLGAGQASAAIDVYTFDNDAQEQTFRELTRELRCPKCQNQDIADSNAGLAKDLRDKTYQMVRDGKDKEEVVDYMVARYGNFILYDPPLMASTLILWLGPLLVIVIGAATVVVRSRRAPAATKRMDNALSEEERRRLAELLKEEEKQ, from the coding sequence ATGAAAACACTTATTGCATCCCTGTTGCTGCTGGGGGGTCTGCTGGGCGCCGGCCAGGCCAGTGCCGCCATCGACGTCTACACCTTCGACAACGATGCCCAGGAGCAGACCTTCCGCGAGCTGACCAGGGAACTGCGCTGCCCCAAGTGCCAGAACCAGGACATCGCTGATTCCAATGCGGGGCTCGCCAAGGACCTGCGGGACAAGACCTACCAGATGGTGCGGGACGGCAAGGACAAGGAGGAGGTGGTGGATTACATGGTGGCCCGTTACGGCAACTTCATCCTCTATGATCCCCCCCTGATGGCCTCCACCCTGATCCTCTGGCTTGGCCCCCTGCTGGTCATCGTCATTGGTGCCGCCACTGTGGTGGTGCGCAGCCGCCGTGCCCCGGCGGCGACAAAACGAATGGATAACGCCCTGAGCGAAGAAGAGCGGCGCCGTCTGGCCGAGCTGCTCAAAGAGGAAGAGAAACAATGA
- a CDS encoding DsbE family thiol:disulfide interchange protein produces the protein MSKKTWLFLLPFIIFLMGAVFLFKGLYSDPTKLESVMVDKEVPVFTLQDIYDLGKQHDRSIFKGRPMLLNVWATWCPTCYGEHTYLKQLAGQGIPIVGMNYKDERDKAIKWLAELGNPYEVNLYDPDGMLGLDLGVYGAPETFFIDSQGIIRYRHVGDVNPEVWASTLKPIFDAMK, from the coding sequence ATGAGCAAGAAGACCTGGCTGTTTCTGCTGCCCTTCATCATCTTCCTGATGGGGGCGGTGTTCCTGTTCAAAGGGCTCTACTCGGACCCCACCAAGCTGGAATCCGTGATGGTGGACAAGGAGGTGCCCGTGTTCACCCTGCAGGACATCTATGACTTGGGCAAGCAGCATGACAGGAGCATCTTCAAGGGGCGCCCCATGCTGCTCAACGTCTGGGCCACCTGGTGCCCGACCTGCTATGGGGAGCACACCTACCTCAAGCAGCTGGCGGGGCAGGGCATTCCCATCGTCGGCATGAACTACAAGGATGAGCGGGACAAGGCCATCAAGTGGCTGGCTGAGCTCGGCAATCCCTATGAGGTCAACCTCTATGATCCGGACGGCATGCTGGGGCTGGATCTGGGGGTCTACGGCGCCCCCGAGACCTTCTTCATCGACAGCCAGGGCATCATCCGCTATCGCCACGTGGGGGACGTCAATCCCGAAGTCTGGGCCTCGACCCTCAAACCCATCTTCGATGCCATGAAGTGA
- a CDS encoding heme lyase CcmF/NrfE family subunit: MIPELGQFALILAFATALLLGSYPLIGAKLGRLGMMSAARPLAYSQFLLLLLSFLCLTWAFVDNDFTVQYVATNSNSLLPLQYRISAVWGAHEGSLLLWVLTLGGWTAAVALFSRRLPLDAVARVLGVLGLISVGFTAFVLFTSDPFTRTLPYFPVDGRDLNPLLQDPGLIFHPPMLYMGYVGFSVAFAFAIASLMTGRLDATWARWSRPWTMAAWVFLTLGIVLGSWWAYYELGWGGWWFWDPVENASFMPWLAGTALLHSLAVSEKRATFKAWTVLLALSAFSLSLLGTFLVRSGVLVSVHAFASDPTRGLFILGFLLAVIGSSLLLFAFKGSQVKSHGKHELWSRETLLLGNNILLVAGLLTVLLGTLLPLVHKELGLGSISIGTPFFNHIYSWLIIPFALLLGVGPLFRWRRQELGELKGKVVLALGLSLAAALLLPQLFAGEFKPWAALGIGLGTWIIITSIQETWVRATHKHSFATGVRRLGNSHWAMILGHVGLAVSIIGIACTQNYSIEKDLRMQAGDRVHFADYEFVFTGISEKNGPNYDGFKGVLEVHRNGKQVALLKPEKRMYKVSRMPMTEAAIDAGFTRDLYAALGEQLDNGAWAVRIYYKPFVRWIWFGGVFMAIGGVLAMLDKRYRFGRRDEETKA, translated from the coding sequence ATGATCCCTGAACTGGGGCAATTCGCACTGATCCTGGCCTTTGCCACCGCCCTGCTGCTGGGGAGCTATCCGCTGATCGGCGCCAAATTGGGGCGCCTCGGCATGATGTCGGCGGCCCGTCCGCTCGCCTACAGCCAGTTCCTGCTGCTGCTGCTCTCCTTCCTCTGCCTGACCTGGGCCTTTGTCGACAACGACTTCACCGTGCAGTATGTGGCCACCAACTCCAACAGCCTGCTGCCGCTGCAGTACCGCATCTCGGCGGTGTGGGGGGCCCACGAGGGGTCCCTGCTGCTCTGGGTGCTGACCCTGGGGGGCTGGACCGCGGCCGTCGCCCTGTTCAGTCGTCGCCTGCCGCTGGATGCGGTGGCGCGGGTGCTGGGGGTGCTCGGGCTCATCTCGGTGGGCTTTACCGCTTTCGTGCTGTTCACCTCTGATCCCTTCACCCGCACCCTGCCGTACTTCCCGGTGGATGGGCGCGACCTCAACCCCCTGTTGCAGGATCCGGGTCTCATCTTCCACCCGCCGATGCTCTACATGGGTTATGTGGGCTTCTCGGTGGCCTTCGCCTTCGCCATCGCCTCCCTGATGACGGGGCGTCTCGATGCCACCTGGGCGCGCTGGTCCCGTCCCTGGACCATGGCGGCCTGGGTCTTCCTGACCCTTGGCATAGTGCTCGGCTCCTGGTGGGCCTATTACGAGCTCGGCTGGGGCGGCTGGTGGTTCTGGGATCCGGTGGAAAACGCCTCCTTCATGCCCTGGCTGGCGGGCACGGCCCTGCTGCACTCGCTGGCGGTGAGCGAGAAGCGCGCCACCTTCAAGGCCTGGACAGTGCTGCTGGCGCTCTCCGCCTTCTCCCTGAGCCTGCTGGGGACCTTCCTGGTGCGCTCCGGCGTGCTGGTGTCCGTCCACGCCTTTGCCTCCGACCCGACCCGCGGCCTCTTCATCCTGGGCTTCCTGCTGGCGGTGATAGGCAGCTCCTTGCTGCTGTTCGCTTTCAAGGGCTCCCAGGTCAAGAGCCACGGCAAGCACGAGCTGTGGAGCCGCGAGACCCTGCTGCTTGGCAACAACATACTGCTGGTAGCGGGCCTGCTCACAGTGCTGCTCGGCACCCTCTTGCCCCTGGTGCACAAGGAGCTGGGGCTTGGCAGCATCTCCATCGGCACCCCCTTCTTCAACCACATCTACAGCTGGCTGATCATCCCGTTCGCCTTGCTGCTGGGGGTCGGGCCGCTGTTCCGCTGGCGCCGTCAGGAGCTCGGTGAGCTCAAGGGCAAGGTAGTGCTGGCCCTGGGACTGAGTCTGGCCGCCGCCCTGCTGCTGCCGCAGCTCTTCGCCGGTGAGTTCAAGCCCTGGGCCGCGCTCGGCATAGGCCTGGGTACCTGGATCATCATCACCAGCATCCAGGAGACCTGGGTGCGCGCCACCCACAAGCACAGCTTCGCCACCGGGGTGCGCCGCCTCGGCAACAGCCACTGGGCCATGATCCTGGGCCACGTGGGACTGGCGGTCAGCATCATCGGCATCGCCTGCACCCAGAACTACAGCATCGAGAAGGACTTGCGCATGCAGGCTGGCGATCGGGTGCACTTCGCCGACTACGAATTCGTGTTCACCGGTATCAGCGAAAAGAACGGCCCCAACTACGACGGCTTCAAGGGGGTGCTGGAGGTGCACAGGAACGGCAAGCAGGTGGCCCTGCTCAAGCCCGAGAAGCGGATGTACAAGGTCAGTCGCATGCCGATGACCGAAGCCGCCATCGATGCCGGCTTCACCCGTGATCTCTATGCGGCGCTGGGCGAGCAGCTCGACAACGGCGCCTGGGCGGTGCGTATCTACTACAAGCCCTTTGTGCGCTGGATCTGGTTCGGCGGCGTCTTCATGGCCATCGGCGGCGTGCTGGCCATGCTGGACAAGCGCTACCGGTTCGGCCGTCGTGACGAGGAGACCAAGGCATGA
- the ccmE gene encoding cytochrome c maturation protein CcmE gives MNPRRKKRLTIILAISLGLASVTGLVLYALSQNIDLFYTPSELVEGKGPEKVKPEEGQRLRIGGLVVPGSVQRDPQSLKVAFKLIDNGGHLVTVEFDGILPDLFREGQGIVAQGTLKDATTVAAFEVLAKHDENYMPPEVADATNGMHFKPEYTEAQLQGAKQ, from the coding sequence ATGAACCCGAGACGCAAGAAACGCCTCACCATCATTCTGGCCATCAGCCTGGGCCTCGCCAGCGTGACTGGCCTGGTGCTCTATGCCCTCAGCCAGAACATCGATCTCTTCTATACCCCGAGCGAGCTGGTGGAGGGCAAGGGGCCGGAGAAGGTCAAGCCGGAAGAGGGCCAGCGCCTGCGCATCGGCGGCCTGGTGGTGCCGGGCTCGGTGCAGCGTGATCCCCAGAGCCTCAAGGTGGCCTTCAAGCTGATAGACAACGGCGGCCATCTGGTGACGGTGGAATTTGACGGCATACTGCCGGACCTGTTCCGGGAGGGGCAGGGCATAGTCGCCCAGGGTACCCTCAAGGACGCGACCACTGTGGCCGCCTTCGAGGTGCTGGCCAAGCACGACGAGAACTACATGCCGCCGGAGGTGGCGGACGCTACCAATGGCATGCACTTCAAGCCCGAATATACCGAAGCGCAATTGCAGGGGGCCAAGCAATGA
- the ccmD gene encoding heme exporter protein CcmD — MHFASFSDFMAMGGYAFYVWLSFGLTALCLVGIVISTRLKTRNLLGELRNKQAREARRKAAQQMENTL, encoded by the coding sequence ATGCACTTTGCCTCATTCAGCGACTTCATGGCCATGGGGGGTTACGCCTTCTACGTCTGGCTCTCCTTCGGTCTGACCGCGCTCTGCCTGGTCGGCATCGTCATTTCCACCCGGTTGAAAACCCGCAACCTGCTCGGCGAATTGCGCAACAAGCAGGCCCGCGAGGCTCGTCGCAAGGCGGCCCAGCAGATGGAGAACACCCTATGA
- a CDS encoding heme ABC transporter permease → MWKWLHPYAKPERAYGLAGTLLPWFVVTSLLAFIIGTVWGLAFAPADYQQGDSFRIIYIHVPAAILSMGAYSTMAVAAFIGLVWQLRMADMTVAAIAPVGAVFTFIALFTGAAWGKPMWGTWWVWDARLTSELILLFLYLGVIALYNAFSDKVVAGRAAGILALVGVINLPIIHYSVEWWNTLHQGASITKFDKPSISPEMLWPLLIMILAFATFLGALTLMRFRNELLMREWHRPWVADIARQEK, encoded by the coding sequence ATGTGGAAATGGTTGCACCCTTATGCCAAACCCGAGCGCGCCTATGGGCTGGCCGGCACCCTGCTGCCCTGGTTTGTCGTGACAAGCCTGCTCGCCTTCATCATAGGCACCGTCTGGGGGCTGGCCTTTGCCCCCGCCGATTATCAGCAGGGCGACTCTTTCAGGATCATCTACATCCATGTGCCTGCCGCCATCCTCTCCATGGGAGCCTACTCCACCATGGCTGTGGCGGCCTTCATCGGCCTGGTGTGGCAACTGCGCATGGCGGACATGACGGTGGCGGCCATAGCCCCGGTGGGCGCCGTCTTCACCTTCATCGCCCTCTTCACCGGTGCCGCCTGGGGCAAGCCCATGTGGGGCACCTGGTGGGTGTGGGACGCGCGCCTCACCTCCGAGCTTATCCTGCTGTTTCTCTATCTTGGGGTCATCGCCCTCTACAACGCCTTCAGCGACAAGGTGGTGGCGGGTCGCGCCGCCGGCATACTGGCGCTGGTGGGGGTGATCAACCTGCCCATCATTCACTACTCGGTGGAGTGGTGGAACACCCTGCACCAGGGCGCCTCCATCACCAAGTTTGACAAGCCCTCCATCTCCCCCGAGATGCTGTGGCCGCTGCTCATCATGATACTGGCGTTTGCCACCTTCCTCGGGGCCCTGACCCTGATGCGGTTTCGCAACGAGCTGCTGATGCGGGAGTGGCACCGCCCCTGGGTTGCCGACATCGCCAGACAGGAGAAGTAA
- the ccmB gene encoding heme exporter protein CcmB, whose translation MLRAVIHLIHRELLMALRQRADIFNPLWFFLIVITLFPLGIGPEPQLLARIAPGIIWVAALLAAMLSLERLFRDDFSDGALEQMMLMPHPLGLLALAKVIAHWLLTGLPLLLVSPLLAILLSLDMKSYLAVVATLALGTPVLSLLGAVGVALTAGLRKGGVLLSLLLLPLYIPVLIFATSAIDAASMGLPYGGQLAILGAMLVGALTLTPLAISAALRVSVN comes from the coding sequence ATGCTGCGCGCCGTCATACACCTTATTCACCGCGAGTTGCTGATGGCCCTGCGCCAGCGCGCCGACATCTTCAACCCGCTCTGGTTCTTCCTCATCGTCATCACCCTCTTTCCCCTCGGCATCGGGCCCGAGCCCCAGCTGCTGGCCCGCATCGCCCCCGGTATCATCTGGGTGGCGGCCCTGCTGGCGGCCATGCTCTCCCTGGAGCGGCTGTTTCGCGATGACTTCAGCGACGGCGCCCTGGAGCAGATGATGCTGATGCCTCATCCCCTCGGGCTGCTGGCGCTGGCCAAAGTGATCGCTCACTGGTTGCTGACCGGCCTGCCACTGCTGCTGGTCTCCCCGCTGCTCGCCATCCTGCTTTCCCTGGACATGAAGAGCTATCTGGCCGTGGTGGCCACCCTGGCCTTGGGGACTCCGGTGCTGAGCCTGCTCGGGGCGGTCGGGGTGGCGCTGACGGCGGGACTGCGAAAGGGGGGCGTGCTGCTCAGCCTGCTGCTGCTGCCGCTCTATATACCGGTGCTGATCTTCGCCACCTCCGCCATAGATGCGGCCAGCATGGGGTTGCCCTACGGGGGGCAACTCGCGATCCTGGGGGCCATGCTGGTGGGGGCCCTGACCCTGACGCCCCTGGCCATCTCGGCGGCACTGCGGGTCAGCGTCAACTGA
- the ccmA gene encoding cytochrome c biogenesis heme-transporting ATPase CcmA, producing MLLQANNLSCVREDRTLFEHLSFAVRSGDLMQIEGPNGVGKTSLLRLLTGLSQPFAGEVCWNGENIRHCRDEYHASLLYLGHQPGVKATLTPLENLSFYQKLHGTAEASVDLWQVLAQVGLAGFEDYPAGQLSAGQQRRVALARLWLSERPALWILDEPFTAIDKQGVRVLERLFLIHADRGGMVVLTTHQDLTLMQGRLKTLSLTSLLQE from the coding sequence ATGCTGCTTCAAGCCAACAATCTGAGCTGCGTGCGTGAAGATCGCACCCTGTTTGAACATCTCTCCTTCGCGGTGCGCTCGGGCGATCTGATGCAGATTGAAGGCCCCAACGGGGTGGGCAAGACCAGCCTGCTCCGGCTGCTGACCGGCCTCTCCCAACCCTTCGCGGGGGAGGTGTGCTGGAACGGGGAGAACATCCGCCATTGCCGGGATGAGTACCATGCCAGCCTGCTCTACCTGGGCCATCAGCCCGGCGTCAAGGCGACCCTGACCCCCCTCGAGAACCTCTCCTTCTACCAGAAGCTGCACGGCACGGCCGAGGCTTCCGTGGATCTCTGGCAGGTGCTGGCCCAGGTCGGACTCGCCGGCTTCGAGGACTATCCCGCGGGCCAGCTCTCGGCAGGGCAGCAGCGCCGGGTGGCCCTGGCCAGGCTCTGGCTGTCGGAGCGCCCGGCGCTCTGGATCCTCGATGAACCCTTCACCGCCATCGACAAGCAGGGGGTCAGGGTGCTGGAGCGATTGTTCCTGATCCACGCGGATCGGGGAGGCATGGTGGTCCTCACCACCCATCAGGACTTGACCCTGATGCAGGGGCGCCTCAAGACACTGTCGCTGACCTCGTTGTTGCAGGAGTAG
- a CDS encoding DUF2802 domain-containing protein: MIEFAALGLSLLALVLALYGLLGHRRRQRESEARMETLQGQLESLRKQMMELHTGAIGMGQRLQSAEGAMQKIQDSQQELTLQDPERRLYSRAAKMVELGADLDEVMSECELPQAEAELLISLRKGRS, translated from the coding sequence ATGATTGAATTCGCAGCCTTGGGGTTGTCCTTGTTGGCACTGGTGCTGGCCCTCTACGGTCTATTGGGTCACCGCCGCCGTCAGCGAGAGTCCGAGGCCAGGATGGAGACGCTGCAGGGGCAGCTCGAGAGTCTGCGCAAGCAGATGATGGAGCTGCATACCGGTGCCATCGGCATGGGTCAGCGCCTGCAATCCGCCGAAGGAGCCATGCAGAAGATCCAGGATAGCCAGCAGGAGTTGACCCTGCAGGATCCGGAACGCCGCCTCTACAGCCGCGCCGCCAAGATGGTGGAGCTCGGCGCCGATCTCGACGAGGTGATGAGCGAGTGCGAGTTGCCCCAGGCCGAAGCCGAGTTGCTGATCTCCCTGCGCAAGGGTCGCAGCTAA
- a CDS encoding chemotaxis protein CheW: MTEKRNIAQNLAEDEVLQWVTFQLENETYGINVMQVQEVLRYTEIAPVPGAPDYVLGIINLRGNVVTVIDTRSRFGLPAGDVSENSRIVIIEAEKQVIGIMVDSVAEVVYLRSSEIDAAPAVGTEESAKFIQGVSNRDGQLLILVDLNKLLSDEEWDDIGSL; the protein is encoded by the coding sequence ATGACAGAGAAGCGCAATATTGCACAAAATCTGGCCGAGGACGAAGTGCTGCAGTGGGTGACCTTCCAGTTGGAAAACGAGACCTATGGCATCAACGTGATGCAGGTCCAGGAGGTGTTGCGCTACACCGAGATAGCCCCGGTACCGGGTGCGCCCGACTATGTACTGGGCATCATCAACCTGCGTGGCAACGTGGTGACCGTCATCGACACCCGCTCCCGCTTCGGCCTGCCGGCCGGTGATGTGAGCGAGAATTCGCGCATCGTCATCATAGAGGCGGAGAAGCAGGTGATCGGCATCATGGTGGACAGCGTGGCCGAGGTGGTCTATCTGCGCTCCTCCGAGATCGATGCCGCCCCGGCGGTGGGCACCGAGGAGAGCGCCAAGTTCATCCAGGGTGTCAGCAACCGCGACGGTCAGCTGCTGATCCTGGTGGATCTCAACAAGCTGCTCTCCGACGAAGAGTGGGACGATATTGGCTCCCTGTAA
- a CDS encoding chemotaxis protein CheW — translation MRETTQVRAMDDYFHSLLLDDVLLRDDPDDEAPAPVLQLQPQPAPLPEVVAAPYLEADSRLAQLSELLAQVSQVQDEMDVLSHEELHVEPFQLEVEPEPVEVALATPEVIPVIAEPVALTLAEPALAAEPEPAPAAWENLDTGNEFQALFFDVAGVTFAVPLTELGGIHQLGEVTSLFGQPGWYKGIMTSREQKMNVVDTAQWVMPGQHLEIDEYKYLIMLGESPWGLACHQLKGTELLHRDQVKWRHQEGKRPWLAGMVKEKMCALLHVRELLVLLGRGVNIEGR, via the coding sequence ATGAGAGAGACCACCCAGGTTCGGGCCATGGATGACTATTTCCACTCCCTGCTGCTCGATGACGTCCTGCTGCGGGACGATCCGGACGACGAGGCGCCGGCCCCTGTGCTGCAGTTGCAGCCTCAACCCGCCCCCTTGCCCGAGGTGGTTGCGGCCCCCTATCTCGAAGCCGACAGCCGACTGGCGCAACTGAGCGAGCTGCTCGCCCAGGTGAGCCAGGTGCAGGATGAGATGGATGTCCTGAGCCATGAAGAGCTGCATGTCGAGCCCTTCCAGCTCGAGGTCGAGCCCGAACCGGTCGAGGTGGCCCTGGCGACGCCCGAGGTGATACCGGTGATCGCCGAACCCGTCGCCCTGACACTGGCCGAACCCGCGCTGGCGGCGGAGCCTGAGCCTGCCCCTGCGGCCTGGGAAAACCTGGATACCGGCAACGAGTTTCAGGCGCTCTTCTTCGATGTGGCCGGGGTGACCTTCGCTGTGCCCCTGACCGAACTCGGCGGCATCCACCAGCTGGGGGAGGTGACTTCCCTCTTCGGCCAGCCGGGCTGGTACAAGGGGATCATGACCTCCCGGGAGCAGAAGATGAACGTGGTCGACACGGCCCAGTGGGTCATGCCGGGCCAGCATCTGGAGATAGACGAGTACAAATATCTGATTATGCTGGGGGAATCACCCTGGGGACTGGCCTGTCATCAGTTGAAGGGCACCGAACTGCTGCATCGGGATCAGGTGAAGTGGCGCCACCAGGAGGGGAAACGCCCCTGGCTGGCGGGCATGGTCAAGGAGAAGATGTGTGCCCTGCTGCACGTCAGGGAGCTGCTGGTGCTCCTTGGCCGAGGCGTGAACATTGAAGGCCGCTGA
- a CDS encoding ParA family protein, which translates to MIVWTVANQKGGVGKTTTVVSLAGILAQRGQRVLLIDTDPHASLTSYFDFDSDRLEGTLYELFQAAKPSSELVNRMTLKTKFENIHLLPASITLATLDRVMGNREGMGLVLKRALLRVQDQYDYVLIDCPPVLGVMMVNALAACDRILVPVQTEFLALKGLERMMKTFEIMQRSKRDKFRYTVIPTMFDKRTRASLMTLQSIKEQYGEAVWNAVIPIDTKFRDASLLHIPPSIYAPGSRGTYAYETLLNFIDALERQRTQEVTP; encoded by the coding sequence GTGATTGTTTGGACGGTTGCCAATCAGAAGGGTGGAGTCGGTAAAACCACCACGGTCGTCTCCCTGGCGGGCATTCTGGCCCAGCGTGGCCAGCGGGTACTGCTGATCGACACCGATCCCCATGCCTCCCTGACCTCTTATTTCGATTTTGACTCGGACCGGCTGGAAGGCACCCTCTACGAGCTGTTCCAGGCGGCCAAGCCGAGCAGCGAGCTGGTCAACCGCATGACCCTGAAGACCAAGTTCGAAAACATCCACCTGCTGCCGGCCTCCATCACGCTGGCGACCCTGGACAGAGTCATGGGCAACCGGGAAGGCATGGGACTGGTACTCAAGCGTGCCCTGTTGCGGGTGCAGGACCAGTATGACTATGTGCTCATCGACTGCCCGCCCGTGCTGGGGGTGATGATGGTCAATGCGCTGGCGGCCTGCGATCGCATCCTGGTGCCGGTGCAGACCGAATTTTTGGCTTTGAAGGGGCTGGAGCGGATGATGAAGACCTTCGAGATCATGCAGCGATCCAAGCGGGACAAGTTCCGCTATACGGTGATCCCGACCATGTTCGACAAGCGTACCCGGGCCTCCCTGATGACGCTGCAGTCCATCAAGGAGCAGTATGGGGAGGCGGTGTGGAATGCGGTCATTCCCATCGACACCAAATTCCGGGATGCCAGCCTGCTGCACATACCCCCGTCCATCTATGCACCGGGCAGCCGTGGCACCTATGCCTACGAGACACTGCTCAACTTTATTGATGCGCTGGAGCGTCAACGAACCCAGGAGGTGACGCCATGA